Proteins co-encoded in one Dendropsophus ebraccatus isolate aDenEbr1 chromosome 9, aDenEbr1.pat, whole genome shotgun sequence genomic window:
- the LOC138801812 gene encoding pancreatic secretory granule membrane major glycoprotein GP2-like, with protein sequence MDLTNIHLDNVGCKGFADSEKTISVQSPTKVGQCGTVASVNGTHAIYKNNVYLKPDPSSVIHREDYVVRVSCIYPLNMEVSLGTVLNPIQSTINIDISGEGRFEVTMALFKDSAYSIPRQSQDLLTTKDKLYVGVFIAEGDTSQFDLVMKNCFATPTQNFHSSQKYYIIYNSCKNNNDKTIQIGANGVASFGQFSVQAFKFIGGYGQIFLHCQVHLCKKGPSCIPNCNPENGQPTEDPDSPYISLGSVAVKGKYMQE encoded by the exons ATGGATCTCACAAATATCCACCTCGATAATGTTGGTTGTAAAGGTTTTGCGGACAGTGAAAAAACTATATCCGTACAAAGTCCAACTAAAGTTGGCCAGTGTGGGACAGTTGCCAGT GTAAATGGGACACatgcaatatataaaaataatgtcTATTTGAAGCCAGATCCTTCTTCAGTAATTCATAGAGAAGATTATGTTGTCCGTGTTTCTTGTATTTATCCTTTAAATATGGAAGTTTCTCTGGGGACTGTTCTAAATCCAATTCAGAg CACAATAAATATCGACATTTCAGGAGAAGGGCGTTTTGAAGTCACAATGGCACTTTTCAAAGATTCTGCTTATTCCATTCCCCGTCAGAGCCAAGATTTACTTACAACTAAGGACAAGCTATATGTTGGCGTTTTTATCGCTGAAGGAGATACATCTCAGTTTGACTTAGTGATGAAAAACTGTTTTGCTACTCCTACACAGAATTTTCATTCATCTCAGAAATATTACATAATCTACAATAG tTGTAAAAATAACAATGACAAAACTATACAAATTGGAGCCAATGGTGTTGCCAGCTTTGGTCAGTTCTCCGTTCAAGCTTTTAAGTTCATTGGAGGTTATGGTCAAATCTTTCTGCATTGTCAAGTTCACCTTTGTAAGAAGGGCccaagctgtatacct AACTGTAATCCAGAAAATGGTCAACCTACCGAGGATCCAGATTCACCATACATAAGCCTTGGATCAGTCGCAGTGAAAGGTAAATACATGCAGGAATAA